DNA from Cyanobacteriota bacterium:
TTATATTGGTTTTTGTTACATTCAAAAAGCTGAAGCAAAACAATTTGTCCGAAAAGGTTTTGTAGCAAAGTCAACAAAATTCAGCTTCGTAGAAGCTGCTGGCTTTGTGAGATTGCTTTTTGGAAAATTCGTTTTGTGAAAGTTTCGCCGCTGTAAATTCTGCATTAGATTGCTTCGGCGAGGTCCTGACGTTGTTTCACTCCTCAGGATGACGTACGCAATGACGCGTTACTCAAAATCAAAGCCATTACCATTACTTCTATCTAAACTAAAATCAGAGGCTTTAACGTTTTTCAAGAATTCTTTGAATTCTTTGCGCGCCTCAGGATCAGCAATAGGTTCAATTTTGTCTTCGCTATCATGAAGAGCTTGAAGCTCACCACAAACTTCTTCGAGGATTTTTTCAGACACAAAAATAGAAGCTTCAAGTCTTAGGGCAATTGAAATTGCATCACTAGGTCTTGCGTCAATCGCAAGATTGTTGCCGCTTTTGTCGGTAATAATTATAGAAGCAAAAAAGGTGGATTCTTCGTATGAATTAATTTCGATGGAGTCAACTTCTGCTTCAAGTGAATCAATTAGGTCAACCATCAAATCATGAGTCATTGGTCGTTCTGTTTCAGCACCAGTAAGTCCGCGTGCGATTGCCTGCGCCTCAGCCTGACCAATCCAGATTGGCAAAGTATATTTGCGCTCGTCATCGTTTAGAATAACCAGCGGTATGTTCGTTCTTGCATCGAGGGCTACGCCCGTGACAAACATTTCCATCATGAGAGAGTTATACCCCTCTAGAAACCCCTTAACATAGGCATTTTGAGCGATGTAGATAATCCGACGCCTCTGATTTTGAGCTAAATTAGCTCGCCAATTCTACCACCTTAATTAAGGCTCCAGCTTTGTTATAAGTCTCTTGTAACTCGCTTTCTGGCAGGGAATCAGCGACTACACCACCACCAGCTTGCAGGGTGATTTTATTGTTTTCGATAATCATGGTTCTTATTATAATAGCGACATCCACCAACCCGTCTAGTCCAAAATACCCAATACCACCACCATAGGGTCCTCTGGCTTCTTTCTCTAGTTTGGCAATGATTTTGATGGCTTCTACTTTTGGCGCGCCACTTAAGGTACCAGCAGGAAAGCAGGCACGGAATAATTCAACACCAGATTTGTAACCTAGTTCGGATTTAAGTTCACCAATTACTGAACTGACTATATGCAAGACGTGAGAATATTTTTCAACTATCATGTTCTGTGCAACTTTGATAGAGCCGCTTTGACAGACTCTGCCAAGATCATTTCTAGCTAAGTCCATTAGCATCACATGCTCAGCAACTTCTTTGGGGTCGTTTAATAGTTGGTCTGCAAGTTGTTGATCTTCTTCTAAGGTTTTGCCTCTCTTGTATGTTCCAGCAATTGGTCTGATCTCTGCTTCTAACTTCCCACTTGTATTGTAACTAGACTTCACTATCATTTCAGGCGACGAACCAACCAGAGATACAGAACCAAGATCATCAAGATCTAGATTGTATAAGAAAAGATATGGAGAAGGATTGACCGTGCGCAAAATTCTATAAGCCTTAAGCGGGTCAATTGAACACTGTTTAATTAATTTATGGGACGGAACAACCTGAAAAATATCACCTTCTATAATATGTTCTTTGGCAGTTTCTACCATTGCCTTGTATACATCCTCGCCAGTGTTGCTTTCAAAACCATTGGCCGATGGGTGCCTAGTACTGTAGCTCTCTAGGTCAATATCAAGTCTTGGTAGATCAATCTTGTCGTTGATTGTTGCTTGCAGCTCTGCTAAGTTAGCGAGACTCTCTTGATATTGTTTTGCAAGTCCTTGCTTGTGGTCAACAAGAGTATTGGCGATGAGGTATATTTTTTGAGTTACTCTATCAAAAACCACCATTGAGCCAACCAAAATAAGGTAGCTTTCTGGATATTGCGATTGTTGCATTGAGAGACTCGGTTCAATATATCTAATAGTTTCAAAAGAAAAATACCCAACAAAGCCTTGATGGAAAAATGGTAATGCCGGATTTGTTTCCAAACCATTGAGGTTGATTTCAGTTAGGCGATCACTAAGTCTCTGATAAGGATCACCCTCGTAAGTCTTGATGATTTCAAGAGCTTTGTAGCCAATAAAGCTATAGCGTCCAATTTTTTCGCCGCCAATTACTGATTCAAATAAAAAGGCATCTTTGGAATTCTTGTGAAGTTTGGAGTAGATTGATACTGGTGTATCTAAGTCAGCGACAAGCTCAGTCCAATTGCTGACCATGGCTTGCTTATTAGCCAGTTCTTGGAATTGATTGAAATTAAGCACTAGCCTGCTCTTTTTTTTGTTCTACTATTTGTGCGTGATAAAGTAGTTTCACTGTGTTCTTGCGAATATCAGCAAGTAAAATATCAAACATATCAAAACTTTCTTTCTTGTATTCAATCAATGGATCTTTTTGACCATAACCTTGCAGATGGATTCCTTCTTTGAGCGAGTCCATAGCATGTATATGTCCAACCCATTTAGAGTCAATTACATGTAGCATGATTTGTCTTTCTGCTTCACGCAGAATTTCTTTGCCGCAATTCTGTTCTTTGTCACTATAAATCTTATACGCTGAGTCCTTGACTTGATGCATCAAGGCATCAAAGCCTGAATCAGCAAAAGTTTCAATATCGTCAAGATCACGCAATACTGCCCCGCCAAGATCAGCTTTGAGTTGATCAAAGATGGTTAGCATTGGACTAGCTCCGTTACTATCATCGTACCAGAGCTCTTTTGGTGTATTTGGGTTGATATGAGTATAAATCACGTCTTCAATATGATCATTGATCATATCAAGTATATTGTCGTGAATATCCTCACCCTTGAGGATTTCTCTACGCTCACGATAAATCACTTCACGCTGAGTATTAAGCACGTCATCGTACTGAAGTACATGTTTACGTAAGTCAAAGTTGTGCGACTCGACTTTCTTTTGTGAGTTATTGATCGCTCCAGTAATGATACTTGCTTCAATCGGTAAATCCTCGTCAGCATTGAGCATATTCATAATGCCAATTACTTTCTCTCCTCCAAAGATACGCATCAAATTGTCTTCCAGTGATAAATAAAATTTGGATTTGCCTGGATCACCTTGACGACCGCAACGACCTCGAAGCTGATTATCGATTCTTCTACTTTCGTGACGCTCACTACCAATGACATAAAGTCCGCCTTGCTCTAATACATGCTCTTGAGCTTTGGTGTTGACGATATTGTAGTCTGGGTGACTCGGATCACCTGATAAATGACCGCCAAGAATAATGTCAGTACCGCGACCTGCCATATTGGTTGCAATAGTAATTGCCCCAAGCTTGCCAGCCTCTCTAATGATTTCAGCTTCTTGTTTG
Protein-coding regions in this window:
- a CDS encoding bifunctional nuclease family protein; amino-acid sequence: MMEMFVTGVALDARTNIPLVILNDDERKYTLPIWIGQAEAQAIARGLTGAETERPMTHDLMVDLIDSLEAEVDSIEINSYEESTFFASIIITDKSGNNLAIDARPSDAISIALRLEASIFVSEKILEEVCGELQALHDSEDKIEPIADPEARKEFKEFLKNVKASDFSLDRSNGNGFDFE
- a CDS encoding chorismate-binding protein: MLNFNQFQELANKQAMVSNWTELVADLDTPVSIYSKLHKNSKDAFLFESVIGGEKIGRYSFIGYKALEIIKTYEGDPYQRLSDRLTEINLNGLETNPALPFFHQGFVGYFSFETIRYIEPSLSMQQSQYPESYLILVGSMVVFDRVTQKIYLIANTLVDHKQGLAKQYQESLANLAELQATINDKIDLPRLDIDLESYSTRHPSANGFESNTGEDVYKAMVETAKEHIIEGDIFQVVPSHKLIKQCSIDPLKAYRILRTVNPSPYLFLYNLDLDDLGSVSLVGSSPEMIVKSSYNTSGKLEAEIRPIAGTYKRGKTLEEDQQLADQLLNDPKEVAEHVMLMDLARNDLGRVCQSGSIKVAQNMIVEKYSHVLHIVSSVIGELKSELGYKSGVELFRACFPAGTLSGAPKVEAIKIIAKLEKEARGPYGGGIGYFGLDGLVDVAIIIRTMIIENNKITLQAGGGVVADSLPESELQETYNKAGALIKVVELAS